The following proteins are co-located in the Massilia litorea genome:
- a CDS encoding IclR family transcriptional regulator domain-containing protein, which produces MKRSVEVPQPAEQAAQNAAQHAAPRAGRAVPLAFDVQAQMAAAMEHYKDDPDFVTALARGLAVMMALSEKRRRISIAQVSHVTGIPRAAARRSLHTLTKLGFVAMDEANLFYLRPRILSLSHSYLSASPLAMLSQPILDKLGEEIGESCSLAVLDSDEIVYLARSSASRVISPSLNVGRRIPAYCTSIGRILLAHLPDAQRDAYLRNTRLQAYTEHTVTDREELRTILAQARANGFAFSREQIEPRLSSLAVPVRDAAGQYVAGINVLLQGRPPTPQEAAARYFHPLNEAAKALGHLLLF; this is translated from the coding sequence ATGAAAAGGTCAGTCGAAGTCCCCCAGCCGGCCGAGCAGGCGGCACAGAATGCGGCCCAGCATGCGGCACCCCGCGCCGGCCGCGCCGTTCCGCTTGCCTTCGACGTGCAGGCGCAGATGGCCGCGGCCATGGAGCACTACAAGGACGACCCGGACTTCGTGACCGCCCTGGCGCGCGGCCTGGCGGTCATGATGGCGCTGTCGGAAAAGCGGCGCCGCATTTCGATTGCCCAGGTCAGCCATGTCACCGGCATTCCGCGCGCCGCGGCACGGCGCAGCCTGCACACGCTGACCAAGCTCGGCTTCGTGGCCATGGACGAGGCCAATCTGTTCTACCTGCGGCCGCGCATCCTGTCGCTGAGCCATTCCTACCTGTCGGCCTCGCCGCTGGCGATGCTGTCCCAGCCCATCCTCGACAAGCTCGGCGAGGAGATCGGCGAAAGCTGTTCCCTGGCCGTGCTCGACAGCGACGAGATCGTGTATCTCGCGCGCTCGTCCGCTTCGCGGGTGATTTCCCCGTCCCTGAACGTGGGGCGCCGCATTCCCGCCTACTGCACCTCGATCGGCCGCATCCTCCTTGCCCACCTGCCCGACGCGCAACGCGATGCCTATCTGCGCAACACGCGCCTGCAGGCCTATACCGAGCACACGGTGACGGACCGCGAGGAGTTGCGCACCATCCTGGCGCAGGCGCGCGCCAACGGGTTTGCGTTCTCGCGCGAGCAGATCGAACCGCGCCTGTCCTCGCTGGCGGTGCCGGTACGCGACGCCGCCGGCCAGTATGTGGCCGGGATCAACGTCCTGCTGCAGGGCCGGCCGCCGACTCCGCAGGAAGCGGCGGCCAGATATTTTCATCCACTGAACGAGGCCGCCAAGGCCCTTGGCCACCTGTTGCTGTTCTAA
- a CDS encoding bifunctional salicylyl-CoA 5-hydroxylase/oxidoreductase: MNIVCIGGGPAGLYFALLMKKQDPTHAITVIERNRPYDTFGWGVVFSDQTLGNLVAADEQTARTILQSFNHWDDIDVHFKGRTITSGGHGFCGIGRKRLLNILQARCEELGVRLVFETEVADDGAIASQYGADLVIACDGLNSRVRSRYADTYQPDIDSRHCRFVWLGTKKKFDAFTFAFEETEHGWFQAHCYQYDGDTSTFIVETPEEVWRKSGLADMSQEEGIAFCERLFARYLDGHALMSNAKHLRGSAMWITFPRIVCRQWVHWNAVDGRRVPVVLMGDAAHTAHFSIGSGTKLALEDAIELARCFERENGAGIDKVLDAYQQLRAVEVLKIQSAARNSMEWFENVERYTAMEAEQFAYSMLTRSQRLSHENLRLRDPDYVNRFEDWIARRAFEQAGLALPRGQSSIPPMLTPFRLRGTVLKNRIVVSPMAQYSAVDGVAGDYHLVHLGSRALGGAGMVFAEMTCVSADARITPGCPGMYTPGHTAAWKRIVDFVHASSDAKIAMQLGHAGAKGSTRRSWDGTDLPLEEGNWPLVSASPQQYLEGVSQLAREASRADLERIRQDFVRATEAAAEANFDWLELHCAHGYFLSSFISPLTNQRSDEYGGSLENRCRYPLEVFAAIRAAWPADKPISVRLSAHDWTPGGLTPDDAVDVARLFKAAGADMIDVSSGQVSKKERPVYGRMYQTPFADRIRNEVGIPTIAVGAIFEADHANSIIASGRADLCAIARPHLADPAWTLHETAKLGYTDIAWPKQYYAGKQQLERNLERERQMAAASSGLTPQQVAARLLEG, from the coding sequence ATGAACATCGTTTGCATCGGCGGCGGCCCGGCCGGACTGTATTTCGCCCTGCTGATGAAGAAGCAGGACCCGACGCACGCCATCACGGTCATCGAGCGCAACCGGCCCTACGACACCTTCGGCTGGGGCGTCGTGTTCTCCGACCAGACCCTGGGCAACCTGGTGGCCGCGGACGAACAGACCGCACGCACCATCCTGCAATCCTTCAACCACTGGGACGACATCGACGTCCATTTCAAGGGCCGCACCATCACCTCCGGCGGGCACGGCTTCTGCGGCATCGGCCGCAAGCGCCTGCTGAACATCCTCCAGGCGCGCTGCGAGGAGCTCGGGGTGCGGCTGGTCTTCGAAACCGAGGTCGCCGACGACGGCGCCATCGCCAGCCAGTACGGGGCCGACCTCGTGATCGCCTGCGATGGCCTGAACAGCCGCGTGCGCAGCCGCTACGCCGATACTTACCAGCCCGACATCGACAGCCGCCACTGCCGCTTCGTCTGGCTCGGCACGAAGAAGAAGTTCGACGCCTTCACCTTTGCCTTCGAGGAGACGGAACACGGCTGGTTCCAGGCCCATTGCTACCAGTACGACGGCGACACCTCGACCTTCATCGTCGAGACGCCGGAAGAGGTCTGGAGAAAGTCGGGCCTGGCCGACATGAGCCAGGAAGAGGGCATCGCCTTTTGCGAAAGGCTGTTCGCGCGCTACCTCGACGGCCACGCCTTGATGAGCAATGCGAAGCACCTGCGCGGCTCCGCCATGTGGATCACCTTCCCGCGCATCGTGTGCCGCCAGTGGGTGCACTGGAACGCCGTCGACGGGCGCCGCGTGCCGGTCGTGCTGATGGGCGACGCCGCCCATACCGCGCATTTTTCCATCGGCTCCGGCACCAAGCTGGCGCTTGAGGATGCGATCGAGCTGGCGCGCTGCTTCGAACGCGAGAACGGCGCGGGCATCGACAAAGTGCTGGACGCCTACCAGCAGTTGCGCGCGGTCGAGGTGCTGAAGATCCAGAGCGCAGCGCGCAATTCGATGGAGTGGTTCGAGAACGTCGAACGCTACACCGCCATGGAGGCCGAGCAGTTCGCCTATTCGATGCTGACCCGCAGCCAGCGCCTGTCGCACGAAAACCTGCGCCTGCGCGATCCCGATTACGTCAACCGCTTCGAGGACTGGATCGCCAGGCGGGCCTTTGAACAGGCCGGGCTGGCGCTGCCGCGCGGGCAAAGCAGCATACCGCCGATGCTCACGCCTTTCCGCCTGCGCGGCACGGTGCTGAAAAACCGCATCGTCGTTTCGCCGATGGCCCAGTATTCGGCCGTGGACGGCGTGGCCGGCGACTACCACCTGGTGCACCTGGGCAGCCGGGCGCTGGGCGGCGCCGGGATGGTCTTCGCCGAGATGACCTGCGTCTCCGCCGACGCCCGCATCACGCCGGGCTGTCCCGGCATGTACACGCCCGGGCACACGGCGGCCTGGAAGCGGATCGTCGATTTCGTCCACGCGAGCAGCGATGCGAAGATCGCCATGCAGCTCGGCCACGCCGGCGCCAAGGGATCGACCCGGCGATCCTGGGACGGCACCGACCTGCCGCTGGAAGAAGGCAACTGGCCGCTGGTCTCCGCTTCTCCCCAGCAGTACCTGGAAGGCGTGTCGCAGCTGGCGCGCGAGGCCAGCCGCGCGGACCTGGAGCGCATCAGGCAGGACTTCGTGCGCGCGACCGAAGCGGCGGCAGAGGCCAACTTCGACTGGCTCGAACTGCACTGCGCCCACGGCTACTTCCTGTCCAGCTTCATCTCGCCGCTCACCAACCAGCGCAGCGACGAATACGGCGGCAGCCTGGAGAACCGCTGCCGCTATCCGCTCGAGGTGTTCGCCGCGATCCGCGCCGCCTGGCCCGCGGACAAGCCGATCAGCGTGCGCCTGTCCGCCCACGACTGGACCCCCGGCGGACTGACCCCGGACGATGCGGTCGACGTCGCGCGCCTGTTCAAGGCGGCAGGCGCGGACATGATCGACGTCTCCTCGGGCCAGGTCAGCAAGAAGGAACGGCCGGTGTATGGACGCATGTACCAGACCCCGTTCGCGGACCGCATCCGCAACGAGGTCGGGATTCCGACCATCGCCGTGGGCGCGATCTTCGAGGCGGATCACGCGAACAGCATCATTGCTTCCGGCCGCGCCGACCTGTGCGCGATCGCGCGGCCGCACCTGGCCGACCCGGCCTGGACCCTGCACGAAACGGCGAAACTGGGCTACACGGATATCGCCTGGCCGAAGCAGTACTACGCCGGCAAGCAGCAGCTCGAGCGCAACCTGGAACGCGAACGGCAGATGGCGGCGGCGAGCAGCGGGCTCACCCCGCAGCAGGTCGCGGCCCGCTTGCTGGAGGGCTGA
- a CDS encoding shikimate dehydrogenase, translated as MSTTNELKNEGAASPGAAKARKLLVGLVGRGIQHSMTPAMQEKEAREHGIDLHYQLIDLAEPGAGEEDLAGLVKALRAIGFAGCNVTFPYKQAILPLLDGLSEEAQAMGAVNTVVNTGGRLVGHNTDGSGWAWGFKRALPGADLSRAVLLGAGGAGSAIADAALRMGIKQLTVVDIDAGRIEALAAKLNEQHGAGRVSASTDIAAALEGASGLIHATPVGMYSVPGLPLPAELLRPSLWVSEVVYFPLDTALLQAARARGCATADGGNMAVGQAVGAFKLFTGLEPDAARIDAHFRAMIAARDQQG; from the coding sequence ATGAGCACGACGAACGAGCTAAAGAATGAAGGGGCGGCGAGCCCCGGCGCCGCGAAAGCGCGCAAGCTGCTGGTGGGCCTGGTCGGCCGCGGCATCCAGCACTCGATGACCCCGGCGATGCAGGAAAAGGAGGCGCGCGAACACGGCATCGACCTCCACTACCAGCTGATCGACCTGGCAGAGCCGGGCGCCGGCGAAGAAGACCTGGCCGGCCTGGTCAAGGCACTGCGCGCGATCGGCTTTGCCGGCTGCAACGTCACCTTCCCCTACAAGCAGGCCATCCTGCCGCTGCTCGACGGCCTGTCCGAAGAAGCGCAGGCGATGGGCGCGGTGAACACCGTGGTCAACACCGGCGGCCGCCTGGTCGGGCACAATACCGACGGCTCCGGCTGGGCCTGGGGTTTCAAACGGGCGCTGCCGGGCGCCGACCTGTCGCGTGCGGTGCTGCTCGGGGCCGGCGGCGCCGGCTCGGCCATCGCGGACGCGGCGCTGCGCATGGGCATCAAGCAGTTGACGGTGGTCGACATCGACGCCGGCCGCATCGAGGCGCTTGCCGCCAAGCTGAACGAACAGCATGGCGCCGGACGGGTCAGCGCCAGCACCGACATTGCCGCCGCCCTGGAAGGGGCGAGCGGCTTGATCCACGCCACGCCTGTCGGTATGTATTCGGTGCCCGGCTTGCCGCTGCCGGCGGAATTGCTGCGGCCTTCGCTGTGGGTATCCGAGGTCGTGTACTTCCCGCTCGATACCGCGCTGCTGCAGGCGGCGCGCGCGCGAGGCTGCGCCACGGCGGACGGCGGCAACATGGCCGTCGGCCAGGCGGTCGGCGCTTTCAAACTGTTCACGGGCCTCGAGCCCGACGCCGCCAGGATCGATGCGCATTTCCGCGCAATGATCGCGGCCAGGGACCAACAGGGCTGA
- the aroQ gene encoding type II 3-dehydroquinate dehydratase, whose translation MNILTLHGINLNMFGKRDPAQYGTVTLAEIDERVRALGQELGAEVESFQTNCEGAMCERIHAAHGEAVDAVLINAGAWTHYSYGIRDALAILTVPIVEVHMSNIHAREPFRHTSVIADIALGQIAGFGVDSYLLGLRAAVAAVQARA comes from the coding sequence ATGAATATCCTGACGCTCCACGGGATCAACCTGAATATGTTCGGCAAGCGCGACCCGGCCCAGTACGGAACCGTGACGCTGGCCGAGATCGACGAGCGCGTGCGCGCGCTGGGGCAGGAACTGGGCGCCGAGGTCGAGAGCTTCCAGACCAACTGCGAGGGCGCGATGTGCGAGCGCATCCATGCGGCGCATGGGGAAGCGGTTGATGCCGTCCTCATCAACGCCGGCGCCTGGACCCACTACAGCTACGGCATCCGCGACGCGCTGGCCATTCTCACGGTGCCGATCGTCGAGGTGCACATGTCGAATATCCATGCGCGCGAACCGTTCCGGCATACCTCGGTGATCGCGGACATCGCGCTGGGCCAGATCGCCGGCTTCGGCGTGGACAGTTACCTGCTCGGCTTGCGGGCCGCGGTCGCGGCCGTGCAGGCGCGCGCCTGA
- a CDS encoding enoyl-CoA hydratase family protein produces the protein MPYLTGERHQLPGNRSELADYQPQHFLFALEQGVATITLNRPERKNPLTFDSYAELRDLFRALAYADGVKAVVVTGAGENFCSGGDVHDIIGPLTRLDMPGLLAFTRMTGDLVKAMRACPQPIVAAIDGICAGAGAILALASDIRYGTARSKTAFLFTRVGLAGCDMGACALLPRVIGQGRAAELLYTGRSMNGEEAERWGFFNRLCSPESVLAEARAFAAALAAGPTFAHGMTKKMLQQEWNMGVDEAIEAEAQAQAICMATNDFHRAYHAFVAKEKPQFEGD, from the coding sequence ATGCCTTACCTCACAGGCGAACGCCACCAGCTGCCGGGCAACCGCAGCGAGCTGGCCGATTACCAGCCGCAGCACTTCCTGTTCGCGCTCGAGCAAGGCGTGGCCACGATCACGCTGAACCGGCCCGAGCGCAAGAACCCGCTCACCTTCGACTCCTATGCCGAATTGCGCGACCTGTTCCGGGCCCTGGCCTACGCGGACGGGGTCAAGGCGGTCGTCGTCACCGGCGCGGGCGAGAACTTCTGCTCCGGCGGAGACGTGCACGACATCATTGGTCCGCTTACCAGACTCGACATGCCGGGCCTGCTCGCCTTTACGCGCATGACGGGGGACCTGGTGAAAGCGATGCGCGCCTGTCCGCAGCCGATCGTCGCGGCGATCGACGGCATCTGCGCCGGCGCCGGCGCGATCCTGGCGCTGGCCTCGGACATCCGCTACGGCACTGCGCGCAGCAAGACGGCCTTTCTCTTCACCCGCGTCGGCCTGGCCGGCTGCGACATGGGCGCCTGCGCGCTGCTGCCGCGCGTGATCGGCCAGGGACGCGCAGCCGAGCTGCTGTACACCGGGCGCAGCATGAACGGCGAGGAGGCGGAACGCTGGGGCTTCTTCAACCGCCTCTGTTCGCCCGAGAGCGTGCTGGCCGAGGCGCGCGCCTTTGCCGCCGCGCTGGCGGCCGGCCCCACCTTCGCGCACGGCATGACCAAGAAGATGCTGCAGCAGGAGTGGAACATGGGCGTCGACGAGGCCATCGAGGCCGAAGCCCAGGCCCAGGCGATCTGCATGGCGACCAATGACTTCCATCGCGCCTACCACGCGTTCGTGGCGAAGGAAAAACCCCAGTTCGAAGGAGACTGA
- a CDS encoding AEC family transporter gives MFDILAIISPIYIAILAGYAATRMGLFSKADMRVFGKFVINFALPALIFNAISQRPIAEVLNAGYMAAYLGGSLLSMALGFLCARRLAGLDHVGSTFAAMGVSCSNSGYIGLPILLLTMPALASVALAMNVIIENVVMIPLLLMMAESGREGAGPAHRVFFQTAARVARMPLVLGLAAGLAMSLLGWSLPAALARSVTLFAQATGALSLFVIGGTLVGLPLRGMGPGVLAIAIGKLVGHPLAVLGVASALSWVGIAPPGPALLAAGVVMAAVPMLGIYPILAQAHGLADRSAAALLVTTALSFLTLSTGLWLLRAHA, from the coding sequence ATGTTCGACATCCTTGCCATCATCAGCCCCATCTATATCGCCATCCTGGCCGGCTACGCCGCTACACGGATGGGGCTGTTCAGCAAGGCGGACATGCGGGTTTTCGGTAAATTCGTCATCAATTTCGCCTTGCCGGCGCTGATCTTCAACGCGATTTCCCAGCGTCCGATCGCCGAGGTCCTGAACGCCGGCTACATGGCGGCCTACCTGGGCGGTTCGCTCCTCAGCATGGCCCTGGGCTTCCTGTGCGCGCGCCGCCTTGCCGGACTGGACCACGTCGGCAGCACCTTCGCAGCGATGGGCGTGTCGTGTTCGAACAGCGGCTACATCGGCCTGCCGATCCTGCTGCTGACCATGCCGGCGCTGGCCAGCGTGGCCCTGGCCATGAACGTGATCATCGAGAACGTGGTGATGATCCCGCTGCTGCTGATGATGGCCGAGAGCGGCCGCGAGGGCGCCGGCCCGGCGCACCGCGTGTTCTTCCAGACCGCGGCCCGGGTGGCGCGCATGCCGCTGGTGCTGGGCCTGGCCGCCGGGCTCGCCATGAGCCTGCTCGGCTGGAGCCTGCCGGCGGCGCTGGCGCGCAGCGTGACCCTGTTCGCGCAGGCCACCGGCGCGCTGTCGCTGTTCGTCATCGGCGGCACCCTGGTCGGTCTGCCGCTGCGCGGCATGGGACCGGGCGTGCTGGCGATCGCCATCGGCAAGCTGGTCGGGCATCCGCTGGCGGTGCTGGGCGTGGCCAGCGCGCTGTCCTGGGTCGGCATCGCCCCGCCTGGCCCGGCGCTGCTGGCCGCCGGCGTGGTGATGGCGGCGGTACCGATGCTCGGCATCTATCCGATCCTGGCCCAGGCCCATGGCCTGGCCGACCGCAGTGCCGCGGCGCTGCTGGTCACCACGGCGCTCTCCTTCCTGACCCTGAGCACTGGCCTGTGGCTGCTGCGCGCACACGCCTGA
- a CDS encoding bifunctional sugar phosphate isomerase/epimerase/4-hydroxyphenylpyruvate dioxygenase family protein has translation MRKSIATVSLSGMLPEKLEAAAAARFDGVEIFENDLLQFPGTPGEARRICADLGLRIEMFQPFRDFEGVAPDQLLRNLDRAERKFDVMEQLGTELLLVCANISADASSDLDLRAEQMALLAERAARRKLRIAFEALAWGGAVRTWRQVWDIVQRANRPNLGVALDSFHTLAIRDDWQGIKDIPGQRIFFMQLADAPWVNTDPLTHSRHYRSFPGQGEMDVTGFVGAVLDSGYNGPMSLEIFSDEVRAAPARSTALDAMRSLLWLEEQVRHLPSLKHPERTHGQLGRAVLLDPPPPPVLHGWAFVEFAVDGPTASRLREFLFLLGFCPIGRHRSKNVELLGQGDVRIVLNLEEDSFARGYFDQHGSSACAVALACDDAAAALARAEALGATRVEGQVGPNELTIPAVRAPDGSLVYFFDTHQGGSHGFEADFVLDAMPEGAAALDTCLGTGARIDHIAAVLPPGQLDSWVLFYRALLGLEPQPNTVLHDPYGIIRSRALEAPNRKVRYALNVSDRPGTVVGRTVGQFGGAGIHHIAIAVDDVVATVRQLRARGMPMLAIPANYYDDLGAKYGIEQATLAAWSELGVMLERSGEGEILHAYSTPFDNRFFFELIERRHGYQGYGAGNAPFRLAALAHWASRHGNPPPVNQHTTHDPLS, from the coding sequence ATGCGCAAGTCGATCGCCACCGTCTCGCTCTCGGGCATGTTGCCGGAGAAGCTGGAAGCCGCTGCCGCCGCCCGTTTCGACGGGGTCGAGATTTTCGAAAACGATTTATTGCAGTTCCCCGGAACCCCGGGCGAGGCGCGCCGCATCTGCGCCGACCTCGGGCTGCGGATCGAGATGTTCCAGCCCTTCCGCGACTTCGAGGGCGTCGCCCCCGACCAGCTGCTGCGCAACCTGGACCGCGCCGAGCGCAAGTTCGACGTCATGGAGCAGCTCGGGACCGAGCTGCTGCTGGTGTGCGCCAACATCTCGGCCGATGCATCGAGCGACCTCGACTTGCGGGCCGAGCAGATGGCGCTGCTGGCCGAACGGGCCGCGCGGCGCAAGCTGCGCATCGCCTTCGAGGCGCTGGCCTGGGGCGGGGCGGTCAGGACCTGGCGCCAGGTCTGGGACATCGTCCAGCGCGCCAACCGTCCCAACCTGGGCGTGGCGCTCGACAGCTTCCATACGCTGGCGATCCGCGACGACTGGCAGGGGATCAAGGATATTCCGGGCCAGCGCATCTTCTTCATGCAGCTGGCCGATGCGCCCTGGGTGAATACCGACCCGCTGACGCACAGCCGCCACTACCGCAGCTTCCCCGGCCAGGGCGAAATGGATGTGACCGGATTCGTCGGCGCGGTGCTCGACAGCGGCTACAACGGGCCGATGTCGCTCGAGATCTTCAGCGACGAGGTGCGCGCGGCGCCGGCGCGCAGCACCGCGCTCGATGCCATGCGTTCGCTGCTGTGGCTGGAAGAACAGGTGCGGCACCTGCCTTCGCTGAAGCACCCGGAGCGCACCCACGGCCAGCTGGGGCGGGCGGTGCTGCTCGATCCGCCGCCGCCCCCCGTCCTGCACGGCTGGGCCTTCGTCGAATTCGCGGTCGACGGCCCGACGGCAAGCCGGCTGCGCGAATTCCTGTTCCTGCTCGGCTTTTGTCCGATCGGGCGCCATCGCTCCAAGAACGTCGAATTGCTGGGGCAGGGCGACGTGCGCATCGTGTTGAACCTCGAAGAGGATTCGTTCGCGCGCGGCTATTTCGACCAGCACGGCAGCTCGGCCTGCGCGGTGGCGCTGGCCTGCGACGACGCGGCAGCCGCGCTGGCGCGCGCCGAAGCGCTGGGCGCGACGCGCGTCGAGGGCCAGGTCGGCCCGAACGAACTGACGATTCCCGCGGTGCGGGCGCCGGACGGCAGCCTGGTGTATTTTTTTGACACCCACCAGGGCGGCAGCCACGGCTTCGAAGCCGATTTCGTGCTCGACGCCATGCCGGAGGGCGCAGCGGCGCTGGACACCTGCCTCGGCACGGGCGCGCGCATCGACCATATCGCCGCGGTCCTGCCGCCGGGACAGCTCGACAGCTGGGTGCTCTTTTATCGGGCCCTGCTGGGACTGGAGCCGCAGCCGAACACGGTCCTGCACGACCCCTACGGCATCATCCGCAGCCGCGCGCTCGAGGCGCCGAACCGGAAGGTGCGCTATGCGCTCAACGTGTCGGACCGTCCCGGCACGGTGGTCGGACGCACCGTCGGCCAGTTCGGCGGCGCCGGCATCCACCATATCGCCATCGCGGTCGACGACGTCGTCGCCACGGTGCGCCAGCTGCGCGCACGCGGCATGCCGATGCTGGCGATTCCCGCCAACTACTACGACGACCTGGGCGCCAAGTATGGCATCGAGCAGGCCACGCTTGCGGCCTGGAGCGAGCTGGGCGTGATGCTCGAGCGCAGCGGGGAGGGCGAGATCCTGCATGCCTACAGTACCCCTTTCGACAACCGCTTCTTCTTCGAGCTGATCGAGAGGCGCCACGGCTACCAGGGCTATGGCGCCGGCAACGCGCCGTTCCGGCTGGCGGCGCTGGCGCACTGGGCCAGCCGGCATGGCAATCCTCCCCCGGTCAACCAGCACACCACCCACGATCCTCTTTCCTGA
- a CDS encoding MarR family winged helix-turn-helix transcriptional regulator: protein MDGVLDLESRLTGNNHGSLKLWLRMLSCTTLIETEIRSRLRQEFGITLPRFDLMAQLDRHPEGLRMGELSRRMMVTSANVTGIVNLLEQEGLVVREAVPGDGRAFSISLSPAGRRAFRRMAARHEGWIIELMSGLGEDERTALMTLLSTMKRGLGGPDKPQNQET from the coding sequence ATGGACGGAGTGCTCGACCTCGAAAGCCGCCTGACCGGGAACAATCACGGGTCGCTCAAGCTGTGGCTGCGCATGCTCTCCTGCACGACGCTGATCGAAACCGAGATCCGCAGCCGCCTGCGTCAAGAATTCGGCATCACGCTGCCGCGCTTCGACCTGATGGCGCAGCTCGACCGCCATCCGGAGGGCCTGCGCATGGGCGAGCTGTCCAGGCGCATGATGGTCACCAGCGCCAACGTCACCGGCATCGTCAACCTGCTCGAGCAGGAAGGGCTGGTGGTGCGCGAGGCGGTGCCCGGCGACGGCCGCGCCTTCAGCATCAGCCTGAGCCCGGCCGGCCGGCGCGCGTTCAGGCGCATGGCCGCGCGCCACGAAGGCTGGATCATTGAGCTGATGAGCGGCCTGGGCGAAGACGAAAGGACGGCGCTGATGACCCTGCTGTCCACCATGAAGCGGGGCCTGGGCGGCCCCGACAAACCACAGAACCAGGAGACCTGA
- a CDS encoding acyl-CoA dehydrogenase family protein, giving the protein MADLDYLDWPFLDGRHRELARELDAWAARHIPQQHEHDVDAACRALVKQLGAAGWLKYAIGGTACGGASEAIDTRAVCLIRETLARHSGLADFAFAMQGLGSGAITLFGSEDNKRDYLAPVGRGEAIAAFALSEPDAGSDVAAMSCAATLDGDHYVLDGEKTWISNGGIADFYVVFARSGEAPGARGISAFIVDADLPGFEIAGRIDVIAPHPLARLRFDKCRVPVSKRLGAAGQGFKVAMATLDVFRTSVAAAALGFARRALDEALARATSRKMFGKTLADFQLTQAKLAQMATGIDAAALLTYRAAWQRDQGRRVTKEAAMAKLTATETAQQVIDAAVQMFGGLGVVSEQPVERLYREIRSLRIYEGATEVQQLIIARELLAEAVPRA; this is encoded by the coding sequence ATGGCCGACCTTGATTACCTGGACTGGCCCTTCCTGGACGGGCGCCACCGCGAGCTGGCGCGCGAACTCGACGCCTGGGCAGCGCGGCACATCCCCCAGCAGCACGAGCACGACGTCGACGCCGCCTGCCGCGCCCTGGTAAAGCAGCTGGGCGCGGCCGGCTGGCTGAAGTACGCGATCGGCGGCACGGCCTGCGGCGGCGCGAGCGAGGCGATCGACACGCGCGCCGTCTGCCTGATCCGCGAAACCCTGGCCCGCCACTCGGGCCTGGCCGATTTCGCCTTTGCCATGCAGGGCCTGGGCAGCGGCGCCATCACGCTGTTCGGCAGTGAGGACAACAAGCGCGACTACCTGGCCCCGGTCGGCCGCGGCGAGGCGATTGCCGCCTTTGCGCTGTCCGAGCCCGACGCCGGCTCCGACGTCGCGGCGATGTCCTGTGCCGCGACGCTCGACGGCGACCATTATGTGCTCGACGGCGAGAAGACCTGGATCTCCAACGGCGGCATCGCCGACTTCTACGTCGTGTTCGCGCGCAGCGGGGAAGCGCCGGGCGCGCGCGGCATTTCCGCCTTCATCGTCGATGCAGACCTGCCCGGCTTCGAGATCGCCGGGCGCATCGACGTGATCGCCCCGCACCCGCTGGCGCGGCTGCGCTTCGACAAATGCCGGGTCCCCGTATCGAAGCGCCTGGGCGCGGCGGGGCAGGGCTTCAAGGTGGCGATGGCGACCCTCGACGTCTTCCGCACCTCGGTGGCCGCCGCGGCCCTGGGCTTTGCGCGGCGCGCGCTGGACGAGGCGCTGGCGCGCGCGACCTCGCGCAAGATGTTCGGCAAGACCCTCGCCGACTTCCAGCTGACCCAGGCGAAACTGGCCCAGATGGCGACCGGCATCGACGCCGCCGCGCTCCTGACCTATCGCGCCGCCTGGCAGCGCGACCAGGGCAGGCGCGTGACCAAAGAGGCCGCGATGGCCAAGCTGACCGCAACCGAAACCGCGCAACAGGTGATCGACGCCGCGGTGCAGATGTTCGGCGGCCTGGGCGTGGTCAGCGAGCAGCCGGTCGAGCGCCTGTACCGCGAGATCCGCTCGCTGCGCATTTATGAAGGCGCGACCGAGGTGCAGCAGCTGATCATCGCGCGCGAGTTGCTGGCAGAAGCGGTTCCCCGCGCCTGA
- a CDS encoding RidA family protein, whose translation MEFLQPEGWAKPRGYANGISASGRMVFVSGMVGWDSQGVFHTDDFAGQVRQALANIVAVLAEGGAGPEHIVRMTWYVLDKKEYVAAWPEIGAAYRELIGRHFPTMSAVQVAGLVEDRARVEIEVTAVVP comes from the coding sequence ATGGAATTCCTGCAACCGGAAGGGTGGGCCAAACCACGCGGCTACGCCAACGGCATCTCTGCGTCGGGCCGGATGGTGTTCGTGAGCGGCATGGTCGGATGGGATTCCCAGGGCGTCTTCCATACCGACGATTTCGCCGGCCAGGTGCGCCAGGCGCTGGCGAACATCGTCGCGGTGCTGGCCGAGGGCGGCGCCGGGCCCGAACACATCGTGCGCATGACCTGGTATGTGCTCGACAAGAAGGAGTACGTCGCCGCCTGGCCGGAGATCGGCGCGGCCTACCGCGAGCTGATCGGCCGCCACTTCCCGACCATGAGTGCGGTGCAGGTAGCCGGCCTGGTCGAGGACCGGGCCAGGGTCGAGATCGAAGTCACGGCGGTGGTGCCGTAG